A single Limanda limanda chromosome 19, fLimLim1.1, whole genome shotgun sequence DNA region contains:
- the rpz2 gene encoding rapunzel 2 translates to MADAAQIKQTVAKVLCCVEKVSSFASSIDPIFGIVSSLVGVARKGLVDEEAHALDKDFKEVHTKLETISQKNQQCLRQIRIDEVNETYGKYEEYIKHQYNAFNSMVALMKKDPDNTQRHMKNFEKIYERDKSDMSLDVYYRGVMGTKTLFGRTLLKVYLDSCDGDLEIMERRCSHITHLFHMGLISLMAYTAVTEDDEDEVREKWAKRVEDIQRKMEDVLSQCKVKST, encoded by the coding sequence ATGGCTGACGCGGCACAAATCAAGCAAACGGTAGCGAAGGTGCTGTGCTGTGTGGAGAAGGTGTCCTCCTTCGCCTCCTCCATAGACCCCATCTTCGGCATCGTCTCCTCCCTGGTCGGGGTGGCTCGCAAGGGCCTGGTGGACGAGGAGGCCCACGCTCTGGACAAGGACTTCAAGGAGGTCCACACCAAGCTCGAGACCATTTCACAGAAGAACCAGCAATGCCTGAGGCAGATCCGAATCGACGAGGTGAACGAAACCTACGGCAAGTACGAGGAGTACATCAAGCACCAGTACAACGCCTTCAACAGCATGGTGGCGCTCATGAAGAAGGATCCGGACAACACCCAGCGCCACATGAAGAACTTCGAGAAGATTTACGAGAGAGACAAGAGCGACATGAGCCTGGACGTGTACTACCGGGGCGTGATGGGGACCAAGACGCTGTTTGGAAGAACCCTGCTGAAGGTGTACCTGGACAGCTGCGACGGGGACCTGGAGATCATGGAGCGCCGCTGCTCGCACATCACCCACCTGTTCCACATGGGCCTCATCTCGCTCATGGCCTACACAGCTGTTACAGAGGACGATGAAGACGAGGTGCGGGAGAAGTGGGCGAAGAGGGTGGAGGACAtccagaggaagatggaggatgtGCTCAGTCAGTGCAAAGTCAAGTCCACCTGA